The Setaria italica strain Yugu1 chromosome IX, Setaria_italica_v2.0, whole genome shotgun sequence genome has a window encoding:
- the LOC101779605 gene encoding uncharacterized protein LOC101779605, with protein sequence MSLPDLLAHADACTYALRLDVARLDVEADRSRVELTTGHRCLEEHAARRFTPANFYLLREEIMMIDGFEVVKTLARGHPIFGKKVYVVGFKQRWGVFFYVECSGDAVKCSCRKMEREGLPCRHIFCMLRHNNLSRIPDCCALRRMRRRGDTKAERLDEMKELGHQVFDLASEDAQEFQEIKEFLEGWLEHRRSGAVAVGDNNAADGDSVPPMTKKTKLIKD encoded by the coding sequence ATGTCGCTGCCCGACCTGCTGGCGCACGCTGACGCCTGCACCTACGCCCTGCGCCTCGACGTGGCCAGGCTCGACGTCGAGGCCGATAGGTCCCGGGTGGAGCTCACCACCGGGCACCGGTGCCTGGAGGAGCACGCCGCGCGCCGGTTCACGCCGGCCAACTTCTACCTCCTGCGGGaggagatcatgatgatcgacggCTTCGAGGTTGTGAAGACGCTGGCCAGGGGCCACCCCATATTCGGCAAGAAGGTCTACGTGGTGGGGTTCAAGCAGCGCTGGGGCGTCTTCTTCTACGTCGAGTGCTCCGGCGACGCCGTCAAGTGCAGCTGCCGGAAGATGGAGCGCGAGGGCCTCCCCTGCCGGCACATCTTTTGCATGTTGCGCCACAATAACTTGTCGCGGATACCGGACTGCTGCGCACTGAGACGGATGCGGAGACGAGGCGATACCAAGGCCGAGAGGCTTGATGAGATGAAGGAGCTTGGACATCAGGTGTTCGACCTGGCGTCGGAGGACGCCCAAGAGTTCCAGGAGATCAAGGAGTTCTTGGAAGGCTGGCTGGAGCATAGGCGCTCTGGTGCCGTTGCTGTAGGGGACAACAATGCTGCAGATGGGGATAGTGTCCCGCCGATGACCAAGAAGACCAAATTGATCAAGGACTGA